One Nocardiopsis gilva YIM 90087 genomic window, AGGGCGCCGACGCGGGTGCCGATCCACTCGCTCAGCCCGTTGGCGGTGAACTGGCTGGAGAGCGTCAGGCCGCCGCCGAAGAGCAGCAGGATGCCCCACGGCAGCCGGACCGCGCTCTCCCAGTCCATCAGCTTCTCGCCCTGTGTGCCCTCGTTGGGGATCAGGAAGAGGGCGACGGCGACGGCCATCGCGATCCCGGAGTCGGAGATCCGGTCCAGCCAGGGCAGCATGCCGCCGGTCGGCGACTGGGCCAGCAGCGGGATGAACACCCACGACGCCGCGGCCGCCACGAACACGGCCAGCACGCGCCGCTCCGCACTCGTCATCGGGCCCATGTCGCGCAGTTCGCCCTTGATGACGTCCTGGGCGCCGTCCAGCGAGGCGACCTTGGGCGGGAAGACCACCCGGGTCAGCACCACCCAGGCGATGACGAGGAAGACCGCGGCGAGCGGGAACCCGATCAGCATCCACTGGCCGAAGCCGACGTTGATGTCGAACGTGTCCTTGACGTATCCGGCCATGAGCGCGTTGGGCGGGGTGCCGATGAGGGTGGCGACCGACCCGATGGACGCGGCGTAGGCGACCCCGAGCAGCAGCGCGGTCGCGAAGTTGGTGTCGGACTTCCCGTCTCGCAGCTGGGTCACCAAGGTGATGACCGAGAGCGCGATGGGCAGCATCATGATCGTCGTCGCCGTGTTGGCCACCCACATGGTGATGAAGCCGCTGGCGAGCATGAACCCGCCGATCAGCCGCACCGGGTTGGTGCCGACGGCGCCCACGATGGCCAGCGCCACCCGCTTGTGCAGGTTGGCCTTCTGCATGGCCAGGGCGAGCATGAACCCGCCCATGAACAGGAAGATGACGTCGTTGGCGTAGGGAGCGGCGACGTCATCGATCTCGGCCACGCCGAACAGCGGGAACAGCACGAGTGGCAGCAGCGCGGTGACGGGGATGGGCAGCGCCTCGGTGGCCCACAGGGTGGCCATGAGCACCGCGACGGCCGCGGTGGCCTTCCCACCGGTCGACAGGGCGTCGGGAAGCAGCAGGTACACCGCCGCGGCGAGCAGCGGGGCCAGCGCGAGCCCGACGCGTTTCGCCTTGGAGGGTTGGGGGTTGGCCGCCCGTTCGGTGGTCAGCGCGGGAAGGCCCTGTCTGCTCGGGTCGGCTGGGGGATTGTTGCCGATGTCGGCTGCCATGAGTACGTCTCCTTGCGTGGCTGGTGGCTCGGACGGACACCCACCGGGGCCGAGGCGCGTCGCGCGCGGCGACGTCGGGGGTTGCGGCACGGTAGTCGGGGGTGCCCCAAGCGGACCTGCGGTGATCGTCCTCAGTGCGACCTGGGTCACGCAATGGTGTGACGTGAGACTTGAGGTTCCGCTGACGTGGAATGACGTGCGGTGACGGTGCGGGTGCGGGCCGCCGTGGTGATCCCCGGTGGCGGGAACGTGGCGGGCAACAGGGCGACGGCTCGGGCCCCCGACGAGGGGCGGCGCCCGCGCAGAGGGGAGGGGGTGTGCGCGGGCGCCGCAGTAGGGACGGCCGAAGCGCGCGGAGGGGGAGGCCGCGCCGCGACGACGCTGAAGGTTCTAGAGGGCGAAGCCGAGCAGTAGGCCGGCGATCCCGTACATGACGACGAGGATCAGGAACAGGGCGATCAGGTTGAGCCAGATCCCGCCCCGCATCATCTGCGCGATCGTCACGTGCCCCGAGCCGAAGACGATCGCGTTGGGCGGGGTCGCCACCGGGAGCATGAACGCCAGCGACGACGCCAGCACCGCCGGGACGATCAGGGTCATGACATCCATGCCCATCCCGACCGCGACGCCGCCCATGACGGGGAGGAACGTCGCGGCTGTCGCGGTGTTGCTGGTGAGCTCGGTCAGCAGCAGCACGAGTGCCGCGACGGCCAGGACCAGCACCCACACCGGCACCGTGCTCAGCGCGCCCACGCCCGCTCCGATCCACTCGCTGAGGCCGCTCTCGCCGAACTGCGTGGACAGGCTCAGGCCGCCGCCGAAGAGCAGCAGAATGCCCCACGGCAGCTTGGTGACGCTCTCCCAGTCGAGGAGCCGGGCACTCATCCGCCGATCCACCGGGATCACGAAGAGCAGCACCGCCACGGCCATTGCGATCCCGGCGTCGGAGATGCTCCCCAGCCACGGCAGCGTCGCGCCGACCGGGCTGTCGGCCAGCAGCGGCACGAACACCCACGCCAGTGCGGCCCCCACGAACACCAGCAGCACCAGGAACTCGCCGCGCGAGACCGGACCCATGGCGCGCAGCTCCGAGCGGATCAGCTCCCGGCCGTCCGCGCCTTCCGTGAACGCCTCGACGCGCGGCGGGAAGACCAGCTTGGTCAGCACCACCCATGTGAGGACCAGGAACACGGCGGCCAGCGGCAGGCCGACCATCATCCACTGGCCGAAGCCGATGGTGATGCCGTGGTTCTCGGCGAGGTAGCCGACCATGAGCGCGTTGGGCGGCGTGCCGATGAGGGTGGAGACCGACCCGATGGAGGAGGAGTAGGCGATACCGAGCATCAGCGCGGTCGCGAAGTTGGGGTCGGTCCGGCCGTCGCGCAGCTGGGCGACCATCGCGATCACGGCCGCACCGATCGGCAGCATCATGATGGTCGTGGACGTATTGCTGACCCACATCGTGATGAAGCCGGTGGCCAGCATGAACCCCGCGATGAGCATGGCCGGGCTGGTGCCCACCGCCGCCACGACGGTCAGCGCGATGCGCCGGTGCAGGTTCCACTTCTGCATGGCCAGGGCGAGCATGAAGCCGCCCATGAACAGGAAGATGATGGGGTTGGCGTAGGGGGCGGCCACGTCCTTGATATCGGCGCCGGTGAGGAGCGGGAACAGCACCAGCGGCAGCAGAGCCGTGGCGGGGAGGGGAATCGCCTCGGTGGCCCACCACACGGCCATCAGCGCGGCGACCCCCGCGGTGATCTTGCCCGCCGTGGACAGCGAGTCCGGCAGGACCAAGTAGAGGACAACGGAGACAAGGACGCCCACCGCCAGCCCGCCGACCTTCACCAGCGGGAGCGGTTCGCCGGTGTTGTCCGGGTGCGGAGGAGTGGACGAACCGCTGCTGCCGGCCGTAGACGTCGACATGGTGGGGGCGCCTCCTTGCGTGTTCGGTCGTCGTCGCTCGGCTCCGCGTCCGCTCGGAGGCTGAGCCGGTGTGGCACGTTCCCCGTGCGGCGCCCCCGTTATGCCGCAGGGGTCGGGAAGACACGCCGACTCCGCCCTCCGTACTTGGGAGCCTGGGGACTGTGGCGTAGAGCACGCAAGCGCTTGGCGAAAACTTGGGATTCTCCTGACATATGAGTACTTGACGTGCGTCACCGGTCGCTTGCGGTGACCCTCACGTGGCCGGACCCGGCCATCGACCACACCGTCGCCTAAGCTGCCGACGTGGGATTAGCGCAGCCGAGTCGGCGCACTGTTGTTCTCGGCGCCGTGGCGGTCGCCCTGACCGCGTGCAGCGGTCGGGGGGTCACGTCCTACCCGGAGCTCGTTTTGGCCACCGGCCCGCCCGGTGCGGTGTTCCGCGAGATCGGCGGGGCGCTGGCGACCGAGCTGCACGGCGCCATGCCGCAGACCAAGGTCACGGTTCTGGGCACCGGGGCGTCGACGGAGAACCTGAGACTCCTCGACGAGGGCCGGGCCCACCTGGGCATCTCCAGCCTGGACGCGGCCGCCGCCGACCCCGACGGCGTCGCCGCGATCGGCCGCCTCTACGACAGCTACCTGCACCTCGTGGTGCGCGCGGACTCCGAGATCACCGACTTCGACGACCTGACGGGCAAGCGGGTCTCCTTCGGGGCGACCGGATCCGGGACCGAGTACACGATGCTCCGCCTGACGGCGTTGACCGGCCTCGACGTCGACGACATGCGCATGGACCAGGCGGCATCGGCGCGTGCCCTGGCCAAGCGGGACATCGACGCGATGTTCTCGCTGACCGGAATCCCCACCCCCGCCATCACCGACCTTCTGCGCCACCAGGCGCTGCGCTGCCTCCCCCTGGACCGCCAGGCGGCCGACCTGGCCGAGGCCTACCCCGGCTCGTACTTCCCCGCGACGATCCCGGCGACGGCCTACCCCGGTCTGCCGCCGTGCCCGACCCTCTCGATCCCCAACGTCCTGCTGGCCCGCACCGATATCCCGGACACCGTGGCCCGGACGATCACGGAAACCGTTTTCACCACGGCCGACGCGATGGCCGCGACCCGCCCCGAGGCCGCCCAGATCAACGTCCGAACCGGGATCGCCACCAGCCCCATCCCCCTCCACCCGGGTGCCGTCGGGTGGTTCCGGGACCAGAAGGCCTAAGCGGCCGTCAGCCCACCGCGCCCTACTGGCGTTTCACCAACGCAGTCACCGTTCCCTTCGTTGATCTCGGAGATATTGGGGTAAAAATCGGCGCTGGGACCCCAATATCTCCGAGATCAACGAAGGGGTGCGGCGGGGGCGCGCGGCAGGCGGATGACGACGTCCAGCCCGTGGCCGGTGCCGTCCGGCCGCGGCAGTCCCGACTCCAGGCGCAGCTCGCCGCCCGCGCCGCGGACCAGCTCGGCGCAGATGGCCAGGCCCAGCCCGGTGCCGTCGGTGTTCTGGTGCTTGGCCGCGCGCCAGAAGCGGCGCAGCGCACCGGCGCGCTCCTCGTCGGTCAGGCCGACGCCGTCGTCGGACACGTGCAGCTCGACCAGGTCCGGGCCGCTGTCGGCGGACGCCGCCGCCCCATCGTGCGCACCGTCATCCGCGCCATCCACCGCGGACCGCGCGGGAGCGTCGCTCCGGTCGGCCGACCGCACCCGCAGCTCCACCCGGCTCCCGTCCGACAGTCGGCCGGCGTTGGTCATCAGCTCGTCCAGCACGCTGCCCAGCCCGCCGGGCGGTGCCATCAGCCGAAGCCCGTCCGGCACCCGTGTCTCGACGGTGATGCCCCGCTGTGCGCCGAGCACCCGCCACCGTGCGGCGTGCGCGTCCAGCACGGTGTCCAGGTCCACCGGCTCCGCCCCGCTGAAACTCTCCAGCCGCGTCATGGCGAGCAGCGAGTTCAGCATCCGGTGCATGGCCATGGCCTCCTCCACGGCGTCCTGGTGTGCCGCGCGGGCGTCCGGGCCGGTGAGGAAGGGAGCCAGGTTCTCCACGGCCAGCCGCAGGCTCGCCAGCGGGTTGCGGAGCTGGTGAGAGGCGTCGGACACGAACGCCCGCTGGCGCTGTACGGCCTTCTGCACCACGTCCACCATCGCGTTGAACGACTCCGCGAGACGGCGCAGCTCCGGCGGGCCGCCCGCGGCATCGGCGCGGACCGACAGATCGCCCTGGGCGACCGCGGCGGTGGCGTCGTCGAGCCGCTGCACCGGTCGCAGCACCCAGCGCGACAGCGGCCACGCGGATGCGGCGAGCCCGGTCAGCGGCACCAGGCTCAGCAGTGACAGCCCCGCCCAGTCGACGAGGATGGCCGCGCGCAACCGGTCGGTCGGCGACACCAGCACCACGACCCCGGCCACCTCGCTGTCCCGTCCGATCGGCTCCGCCAGGACCAGCGGGTCGGACTCCCACGGCCACACCGCGGTGGGCGGCTCCGGGCGGAACCCGGCGAGGGCGGGGGTCATCACCTCGCGCGCCCGGGCGCCGTCCAGCAGCTCGGCGGCCTGGTCCGTGGGAACGGACGCGACCACCACCTCGCCCGCGGGATCGGCCACCGCGACGTCGATGCCGTACAGCTCCTCGTACCGCTTCAGCTCGCTGTCCAGGGCCTCCAGCCGGCCGGTGCGCATGGCGGTGTCGCCGAGGGAGGCGAACCGGCCGACATCACTGAGCCGGTCCACATAGACCTGCTGGGTCTCCTGCTGCGCCATGACCGTTCCGAGCGGCAGGGCGAGCGCCGCCACCAGCAGGAACGCCATCGGCACCAGGATGAACAGCAGCCTCCGCAGCACCGGTCACGCCGACCCTGACTCGTCGACCAGGCGGTAGCCGACGCCGCGCACGGTCCGGATGCGCACGGTGTCGTGGAGCTTGCCGCGCAGGGCCGCGATGTGGGTGTCGAGGGTGCGGGAGGAGGATTCCCAGGCCGAGCCCCACACCTGGTCGAGGATGAGGTCCCGGCTCACCACAGCGGGCGAGCGCGACGTGAGCAGTGCGAGGAGGTCGAATTCCTTGCGGGTCAGGGCGAGGGAGGCTCCGGCGAGGTCGGCCTCGCGGGCGCCCATGTCGAGGGTGAGGGAGCCCAGTCGCAGCGGGGGCTCGTCGTCGTGGCTGGCGCGGGCGGTGCGGGTGCGGCGCAGCACGGCGTCGATGCGGGCCAGGAGCTCGGCGATGCCGAACGGTTTGACGACGTAGTCGTCGGCGCCGCTGCGCAGTCCCCGGACGCGCTCGCGCTCCTCGGCACGCGCGGTGACGGCGATGATCGCGGTCTGGGGGCGCTCGCGCAGGCGGCGGAGGACGTCGATTCCGTCGGCGTCGGGAAGCCCCAGGTCGAGGAGGACGACGTCGGCCGCCGGGGCGCGCATCACCGCTTCGGCCGTCGCCACGCGGGTGACCTCATAGGAGGCGTTGCGGAGCGCGGTGACCAGGCCTCGGGCCACGCGGTCGTCGTCCTCCACCACCAGGATGCGCATAGTGGGTCATCGTAGAACCCCGAGACCGCCGACGCCGCCTCGCGGCCGCGCCCGGCCACGGTCCTGCCAGGGCGCCGGCCGGAGCGGGAGGGGACGCGCGCGGGGGAACCGCACGAGCGCGATCCGTGAAGAGCGCGATCCCCGGTGCCCCGCTCCGGCCGTGGCGCGTGGGGCGCCGTGGGCCTGAGCGGGCCCTAGTTCCACAGGCGGCGCATCGTCCAGTCGGCGGTGGCCGTGTCGAGCGTGATGTCGGCGATCGCGGGCTCGCCGTGGTCGGATTCGGCGGCGACCCGTACCAGGCGGATGTCGGCCTCGGGCGTGCCGGGAGCCGAGTTCCAGGTTCCGATGACGCGCCGGACCCGGAACATCCGGCCGCGCCAGGAGAAGAAGGCGGGGTGGCCGCCCATGGACGCTCTGACGTCGATCCGTTCGTTGTAGAGACTCACCCTGGCATTCTATCGAACACGTGTTCGATGTAGCAGCAGGTGCGTGAAGCTGTCTCGCGTCTCTCACCCTAGGGGCCGGTGCGGTCCCGGCACTGCCGACCGCGTGTCCCCGCGTCGGCCGGGCGCCCTCGACCGGCGGGAACGCGGGGACGAGTCGATGATCACCTGCCCCTTCCCGGCGTGTCGGGCAGGTGACCCGGTAGCGGGGGCGGGCCACCGGGACGAGACCGACCGGCCGGTCTGCCTATCCTGGAAGCGGCTGGTCAGCACAAGGGGAGACGGGGCGACGCATGGGGAATCCGCGGGACGAGCGCCCGGAGCACGGCCAGGACCGTTCCTCGTCGGGGTCGGGCGAGGGGAGTGCCGCCTCGGTCCCGGACCGGCTGCTGTCCGCCGCCACGCGGTTGTTCGCCGAACGCGGCTACGAGCGGACCTCGGTACGGGAGATCGTGGAGGCGGCCGGGGTCACCAAGGGGGCGATGTACCACTACTTCGCCTCGAAGGACGACCTTCTGTTCGCCGTCTACCAGCGCGTCCTCGCCATGCAGATGCGTCGACTGGAGGAGTTCGCGACGGCCGAGGGGCCGATCGCGGAGCGGCTGAGAGCGGCCGCCGCCGACGTTGTCCACACGACTGTGGACAACCTCGAAGACACCGTGATCTTCCAGCGGTCGCTGCACATGCTCTCTCCGGAACGGCAGAACGAGGTGCGCAAGGAGCGGCGCCGCTACCACGAGCGGTTCCGGGAGATGATCGAGGACGGCCAGCAGATCGGGGTCTTCCGCACCGACATCCCGGCCGACATCGTCGTCACCCAGTACTTCGGCGCCGTGCACCACCTGGGCATGTGGTACCGCCCCGACGGCGAGCTCACCGGGGCCGCAGTCGGGGACTACTTCGCCGACCTGCTGCTGAACGGGCTGCGGCCATAGAACCCCGGTGCGTGTGGGTCAGGGCTGCTCGTACCTGCGGAGTTCGTCGGCGAGGAGATCGAGGAAGGCGTCGACCTGCGCGGGGTCGTACCCCGGCCGGGCGCGCGTGGTGCCGAACTGGACCCGCTCGACCTGCGCGGGGGTGAGCAGCGCGCGGTCGGGTCGCCCGTTGAGGAGGGCCTCCAGGGTGACCTCGGCGCTGTCGAGGAAGTCGTCGACCTCCTGTTCGTTGTAGCCGGTGGTCAGGCGGGTCGTCGCGAACTCCTTGTTGCGGACGTCCTCCGGCGTCATCCGGGGCCGCTCCCGCGGCGTCTCGCCGTAGGCCGGGCCCGCGGCCCCGGGCGGCGGCTGCGACGCGCCGATCGGTGGCTGCGCGGGCCGCATCGGCGGTTGCGCGGGTCCACTCCCTGGTGCTTGCGCAGCACCAGGCGCTCCATAGGGAGAGGGCGGCTGTGGCCCCTGCGGGTGCTGTTGGGCGTAGGGGTGCTGCGTCGGCCGGCGCGCCGCCCCGGCGGTCGCTCCGCTGCTCAGCCCGCGAGCGCGCAGGTCATCGACGATGACGTCGAGGAAGTCGTCGACCTCGTCCTCGTTGTATCCGGGGCTGAGGCGCGTGCTCCGGAACCGGGCAGCCTGCACCTCCTCCGCGGTGATCAGCGGCCCGCTCTGCGGGCCGCCCTGCAGCGCCATGAGCGTGGCCTCGACGCGGTCCAGGAGGTCGTCGACGTCCTCTTCGTTGTATCCGGGGCGAAGACGCACCACATGGAACTGCTTGTTGCGGACGTCCGCAGGTGTCAGAGCCATGCCTATATTGTGCAGTCTTCACCTGATCAACGCGTTAATGCTGGTTGGGTGGATGCGACCCGCCGTCGAGACGGTCGGCGAGACCGTCGATCAGGGAGGCGACCTGGCCCTCGTCATAGCCGCGGAAAACGACGTCGAAGCCTGCGGCGCGGGTCCGCAGGTCCTGGGCGGTGAGCGTGGCGGCACCGGGGCCGCCCCTCTTCACGGCGTCGACACTGGCGACCGCTTCGTTGACGACCTCCTCGACCTGCTGGCGGTCATAGCCGCGAAGCACGATGTCGAGTTCGATCGCCTCCCGACGCGGGTCAAGCGAGGGGGAACCGCCGCCAAGCCTCTGGTGGAGAACCCCCACGACCTCCTTGACCTGGTCGATCTTGTAGCCGCGCAGGACAACGTCGAGAGCGTCGGCGTTCTCGCGCAGCTCCCGGGCGGTGAGGGTGACCGCGTCCGGGTTTCCGCCCTCCAGCGCCGTGACGCTGCCCATCGCCTCGCTGACCAGCTCCATGACCTGATGGCGGTCGTAGCCGCGAAAGACGACATCGAACTCGACGGGGTCCGGCAGGGGCGGCTCGGGGGAAGTGGGGGAATAACTCATCCGGTCATCCTGCCCCACTCCGATCCGGCATGAATCGGTCGGGTGCCATGGGTCAGTCCCGTTGCAGGTAGCGCGCGATCCCCTCAGCGACGGCCCCTGCCGCCTCCTCCCGCCACTCCTCGTCCGCCAGCTTCTTCGCGTCGGCCGGGTTGCGCATGTTGCCCGCCTCCAGGAACACCTTCGGCACGGTGGAGAGGTTGAGGCCGCCCAGGTCGGTGCGCTCGTCCAGGCCGTCCTCGGCCAGGTAGTCGGCGTAGGGCAGCCCCGATCCCTCGCGGTAGGCGGCGCGCACGTCCTTGGCCAGCTGCCGCGACGGCTCGACGATGTCCTCGGTGAAGCCCTCCACCTCGCCCGGGGCGATGAGGTGGAAGCCGCGTCCGCTGGCCGGACCGCCGTCGGCGTGGATCGAGATGGCGGCGTCGGCCTCGGCGTCGTTGCCGATTTTCGCGCGTTCGTTGATGCAGGGGCCGACACCCTTGTCGTCGTCACGCGTGAGGACGACGGTGGCGCCTTCCGCCTCCAGCCGGTCGGCGAGGCGCTGGGAGAAGTCCCAGGTGAACGCGTGTTCGGCGTATCCGCCGTTGCTCTCGGCGCCGACGGTGTCGCACTCCTTCTTCGACGGCCCGGCGGGGACGAGCTTGTTGATCTCGTCGGGTGCGTCCTCGTTGCCGCCGTTGTGGCCGGGGTCGATGACGACGGTCATGTCGGCGAGCGGGCCCTTCGACGTGCGCTTGCCCTCGCTCTTATCCCCATCCCCGCCCGATCCATCCGTCGGTGCCCCTGCGGGGGCGCCGCCCTCCCCGCCCGCTCGCGGATCCCCGGCGGCATCGGTGACGCGCGGCTCGGGGCGGTCGTCTCCGGCGACGGCGCTGCACGCCGTGGAGGCGAGCGAGGCGAGCACGGCCACCGCGATGAGGGAGGTGCCGCGGGCCATCGGTCGGAGCTCCGCCTTGCCGGTACGCGTGATCGTCAACGGATTCCTCGGGTCGGGAGGGCTGGATTTCCACCACAACCTAGCGGTTCGCGGCCGCGATCGAGGGAACATCTTGCCGTGGAGTCGCGTCATATCTTGAAAGCCGACCCGATTCGCCTGGGGCGACATCGACGATCTTTGAGGTGAGGCCTGTGCGCAAGAGCAATCGCGCCGCCGCCGGTGCTGCCGCGTGGCAGATGGTGCACGATGGGACGAAGCCGGGGAAGCCATCCGTGTTCGCGCGCGCCGGAGCGGTCCCGCGCATGCTGGGGAACCGGGTTCGCGGCCAGTACACCGAACTCCCCGCGTCGCGACTGGTGATGTTCCTGGTCGCGATCGCCTACATCGTGTCCCCGGTCGACCTCGTGCCGGAACTGCTCATCCCGATCCTCGGCTTCGCCGACGACATCGGCGTCGTCATCTGGCTCACGTCGAGCCTGCTGGGGGAGACCGAGCGCTACCTGGAGTGGGAGCAGCGTTCGACGCCCTATGTCCAGGGCCGTGTCGTGGACTGACCCCCTTCTCTCTCCCTCCTGTTCCTCCCTCGGCTCTTCGCGTCCGCTCCACGTTCGTTCGGGACAGGCCCCGCCACCAGGCGGGACCTGTCCCCTATCACCCGCTTCCCGGCCTCGCCGTCGGCGCCGCGACCCCACACGCGTATGGTTTCTAGTTGCAAATCATTCGCAACTAGTGGGGAAACATGAAGAGGTCCCGATCTCTCCTCGCCGTGGGCGCGTCCGTCGTGCTCCTCACCACCGCGTGTGCCGGTGGCGGCACCCAGGACGGTGCCGGGAGCGACACGCTCACCTACGCCCTGGGCGACGAACCCGACGTGCTCAACCCCGCCCTGGTCGACGAGCACCTCGACCCCGTCACGGAGATGGTCTTCCGCGGCCTCACCGGGCATGACGCGGACAACAAGATCGTCCCGGCACTGGCCGAGAGCTGGAAGATCAGCGACGACGAGCGGACCTACACCTTCTCCCTGCGCGACCGGGTGACCTGGCACGACGGTGAGCCCTTCACCGCCGACGACGTCGTCTTCACCATCGAGGGCATCCGCGACGGCGACTTTGTCACCAGCAACAAGTTCGCCGACGTCAAGGACGTCACCGCCGATGACGACCACACCGTCACCATCAAGCTCAGCGAGCCGGCGCCCGCCCTGCTGGACACGCTGGCCAACGGGATCCTGCCCGAACACATCCTCGCCAAGACCGGGATCGACGACCCGGACTTCAACGAGCACCCCATCGGTACCGGCCCGTTCAAGCTCGACACCTGGAAGCACGACGAGTACGCGACGCTCAGCGCGTTCGACGACTACTACGACGGTGCCCCGGGACTCGACGGCATCACCATCTCCTACGTTCCCGACGCGGCGACGCGGCTCATCAAGCTGAAGAACGGGGAGGTGGACGCCGCCTACCTCGAACCCCAGCAGGCCAAGGAGTTCGACGGTGACGGAGGCGATGGGGGCGACAACGGCACCGAGGTGAAGGTGTGGCCCACCGCCGACTACCGGGCGGTCATGTTCAACATGACCGATGACCGGTTCAAGGACCCGGCGATCCGCCAGGCGATGAACTACGCCGTCGACCGCGACGCGATCATCAAGAGCGTGCAGCACGGGTACGGCTCCCCGGCCACCGGGCCGCTCGACAAGAGCCCCTTCCACGCGGACGTCGCCGACTACACCTTCGACCCGAAGCGGGTCGAGAAGATCATGACCGATGCCGGATACGAGAAGAACGACGACGGCATCTGGGCCAAGGACGACAAGCCCGTCGAGTTCGACCTCACCACCTTCGCCGAGGACGGCCTGCGCGCCTCCATGATCGAGGTGCTCGCGACCCAGCTGCGCGAGCAGGGCTTCGACGTGACCGCGAAGCCGGAGCCGCAGGATTCGGTGAAGTGGGACAAGCTGGAGACCTTCCTCATCGGGTGGGGCACGCCCTACGACCCGGACGGCGCGCTCTACGGCCCGTTCCACTCCAGTGAGTCGCTGGCCAAGGGAGGCTCCAACTACGGCAGCTACGCCAACGACGACGCGGACAAAGCCCTGGAAGAGGGCCGTAGCACCAGCGACGAGAAGACGCGGAAGAAGGCCTACACCGACTTCCAGAAGGCCCTCGTCGAGGACCCCCCGTTCGTCTTCGTCTCCTACCTGGAGGCGGTCAACGCCGTCCCGTCGAACCTCGAGGGTCTACAGGAGCGCACGCTCGCCCACCACGGCTACGGGTTCTTCTGGAATGTTGAAGACTGGTCGTTCGCGAAGTAGCCACCTCCGCCCAGTCCGACCCGTGCAGGGGCCGGGCCGGACGCGCGGCGGGCCCGCCGGGGTAGGGCAGGGTCTCCCGTAGCGACTCGGGCCCCGGGGTTCGTGGGTCGCGCACAGCGGGACCCACGAACCCCGGGGCCCCTCAAGGAGATGATCACCGGATGGCCCACCTCGGTCTGGTCACCATCGTCGTCCGGGAGTACGACGAGGCCATCGACTTCTACGTCGGCAAACTCGGATTCGAACTGGTCGAGGACACCCGACTCGACGACGACTACGAAGGCAAGCGGTGGGTGGTCGTCGCCCCGAGAACCACGGAATGTGCAAACGCAGCGGAGGCAGGAAGGCCGACGAGTGCGCCGCCGCACGCCGGACTGCTGCTCGCCCGCGCGGTGACCCCGGAGCAGCGGGCGCGGATCGGCGACCAGACCGGCGGACGCGTCGGCCTGTTCCTGTACACCGACGACTTCGACGCCGACCACGCCCGCATGCGCGCGGCCGGAGTCGACTTCGCGGAGGAGCCGCGGCACGAGCGCTATGGCACGGTCGCCGTCTTCCGGGACCTTTACGGCAACCGCTGGGACCTCATCCAGCGGCGAGACGAGGGGTGACGGATCCGGCCACCCGCATCTCCTCGCTCACCCATCCCACACCCACAGGAGGACCACCATCACCCGGTTCATCGTCCGGCGGATCACCGCGGCGGTCATGGTCACCGCCGTGCTGTCGGTGGTCTGTTTCCTCCTCCTGGACCTCGCCCCCGGTGACCCCGCGCGGCACGTGCTGGAAGCCCGGTCGGGCGGGCGGCCGGTGGGCGAAGCCGCCATCGCGGTGCAGCGGGAGGCCATGGGCCTCAACGAGCCGATGCCGGTGCGCTACGCCGAGTGGGTCGGCGGGGTTCTCCACGGCGACCTCGGCTTCTCCTACATGACCGGCCGTCCCGTGGCCGACGCGATCGCCGACGCCCTTCCCTGGACGCTCCTGCTGGCCGCCGTGGCTACCGTCTTCAGCCTGATCGGAGCGATCGCGATCGGCCTGGTCGCCGGTCTCACCCGGAGCACCGCGCTGCGCCGCGCGATCCAGCTCGCCATGTTCGCACTGGGCGGTATGCCCGGGTTCGTCG contains:
- a CDS encoding ABC transporter permease; translation: MARSPSSGTFTATAGTSSSGETRGDGSGHPHLLAHPSHTHRRTTITRFIVRRITAAVMVTAVLSVVCFLLLDLAPGDPARHVLEARSGGRPVGEAAIAVQREAMGLNEPMPVRYAEWVGGVLHGDLGFSYMTGRPVADAIADALPWTLLLAAVATVFSLIGAIAIGLVAGLTRSTALRRAIQLAMFALGGMPGFVGALLLLFVFSVWLGWFPSGGLGQPGQPLTPAIVASSVTLPALALTFGHHFGVYVRLVETGVARVRGSTHVLNAEARGLPPWTVRTRHILRPGLVPFAARFGTGVAQLLAGAYAIELIYAWPGMGRLALEAAQTQDYPVLLAVVLITGAIVVTANLIGEIATARLDPRIRLTRDDPRARSGAS